A genomic stretch from Empedobacter stercoris includes:
- the cls gene encoding cardiolipin synthase — protein sequence MDWSTTIFQVWSFIKDWYWIPLSFLYVIVIITILIENRNPTKTIAWILVIVFLPVIGFIIYFFFGQKFKKDLYFKRIDKSHQKIIGEKWQEMDKIIQEDLIRVKDKIGSLSQVYRYLNNARVAPPSTKNKVKLLINGEEKFPLFIEALKSAKHHIHLEYYIFDEDKIGNEIISILEKKAKEGVEIRLTTDDFGSPKLNKHQKRFEGTGIEYQTFLPVRFSSLANSNYRNHRKILIVDGQKAFIGGINISDKYINQNGEKSPNNEVYWRDTSVMIEGEAINNLQLHFYLNWMMTEGNKFNISDPNYFFDSKNTNFDDMATVSYGLSSPGSDVHSAMEAMILAITLAQKKVQLCTPYFIPSDEFKTALMIAVSAGVEVELIIPKKGDSIIVQQASLSFLKPLMKRGVKVYLYEKGFIHSKTITVDDKLAFIGTVNLDFRSFMINFEITSVIENDILLNEMNTNFEIDRNNSELLNIEKWENKPWYNRAFASVCRLLAPIL from the coding sequence ATGGATTGGTCAACAACTATTTTTCAAGTTTGGAGCTTTATCAAAGATTGGTATTGGATTCCATTATCTTTTTTATATGTCATAGTTATTATTACCATTTTAATTGAAAACAGAAATCCAACAAAAACAATTGCTTGGATATTAGTGATTGTTTTTCTTCCCGTAATTGGATTCATCATTTACTTTTTCTTTGGTCAAAAATTTAAAAAAGATTTATATTTTAAACGTATAGATAAAAGTCATCAAAAAATTATTGGAGAAAAATGGCAAGAAATGGATAAAATTATCCAAGAAGATTTGATACGAGTTAAAGACAAAATAGGTTCTCTTTCTCAGGTTTATCGTTATCTAAATAATGCGCGAGTTGCTCCTCCATCAACCAAAAATAAAGTGAAATTATTGATAAACGGAGAAGAAAAATTTCCTTTATTTATTGAAGCACTAAAATCTGCAAAGCATCATATTCATCTCGAATATTATATTTTTGATGAAGATAAAATTGGTAATGAAATTATCTCCATTTTAGAAAAAAAAGCAAAAGAAGGTGTTGAAATACGTCTAACCACAGATGATTTTGGTTCTCCAAAATTAAATAAACATCAAAAAAGATTTGAAGGAACTGGAATTGAATATCAAACGTTTCTTCCTGTTCGTTTTTCGTCTTTAGCCAATTCAAACTATCGTAATCATAGAAAAATTTTGATTGTAGATGGTCAAAAAGCATTTATTGGTGGCATTAATATTAGTGATAAATACATCAATCAGAATGGAGAAAAAAGTCCGAATAACGAAGTTTATTGGCGTGACACATCCGTTATGATAGAAGGTGAAGCGATTAATAATTTGCAATTGCATTTTTACTTAAATTGGATGATGACAGAAGGAAATAAATTTAATATTTCTGACCCCAATTATTTTTTCGATTCAAAAAACACGAATTTTGACGATATGGCGACTGTAAGTTATGGTCTTTCTTCGCCAGGTAGTGACGTACATTCGGCAATGGAAGCCATGATTTTGGCGATTACCTTAGCACAAAAAAAAGTACAATTGTGCACGCCTTATTTTATTCCAAGCGATGAATTTAAAACAGCCTTGATGATTGCGGTTTCTGCTGGTGTAGAAGTCGAATTGATTATTCCTAAAAAAGGCGATTCTATCATCGTACAACAAGCTTCATTGTCGTTCCTAAAACCTCTAATGAAGAGAGGTGTAAAAGTTTATCTCTATGAAAAAGGATTTATTCACTCAAAAACAATTACTGTTGATGATAAATTGGCTTTTATTGGAACTGTAAATTTAGATTTTAGAAGTTTTATGATCAACTTTGAAATTACTTCAGTTATTGAGAACGATATTTTATTGAATGAAATGAATACGAATTTTGAAATAGATCGAAATAATTCAGAATTATTAAACATCGAAAAATGGGAAAACAAACCATGGTATAATCGTGCATTTGCTTCGGTTTGTAGGTTATTAGCACCGATATTGTAA
- a CDS encoding phosphomannose isomerase type II C-terminal cupin domain, whose protein sequence is MEIGKRPWGTYYVLEDTEIYKLKRIEVNVGGRLSYQYHNHRAEVWTIVQGKALVTLDDKEYEYNAGEVVVIPLKAKHRIQNIGNEVLIFIEVQHGTYFGEEDIIRIEDDYNRSSED, encoded by the coding sequence ATGGAAATAGGAAAAAGACCTTGGGGTACTTACTATGTATTAGAAGATACCGAGATATATAAATTAAAACGCATAGAAGTAAATGTTGGTGGACGTTTGTCTTACCAATACCATAATCATCGTGCCGAAGTTTGGACAATTGTTCAAGGAAAAGCTTTGGTGACGCTTGATGATAAAGAATATGAATATAATGCTGGCGAAGTGGTGGTTATTCCATTGAAAGCAAAGCATCGTATTCAAAACATCGGAAATGAGGTCTTGATTTTCATCGAAGTACAACATGGTACATATTTTGGTGAAGAGGACATAATTCGAATTGAAGATGATTATAATCGTTCCAGCGAAGACTAA
- a CDS encoding adenylyltransferase/cytidyltransferase family protein: MKIGITFSAFDLLHAGHIKMLEDAKQHCDYLIVGLQTDPTLDRPEKNKPTQTVVERYIQLKGCKFVDEIVPYATEQDLEDVLRSFKIDVRILGVEYQDKNFTGRKYCEEKGIELYYNSRDHRFSSSGLRKVVAEKELLKVVK; encoded by the coding sequence ATGAAAATAGGAATTACATTTAGTGCATTTGATTTGCTCCATGCTGGGCATATCAAAATGTTAGAAGATGCAAAACAACATTGTGATTATTTGATTGTAGGTTTACAGACGGATCCGACATTGGATCGTCCTGAAAAAAACAAACCAACACAAACTGTTGTAGAACGCTACATTCAATTAAAAGGATGCAAATTCGTAGATGAAATTGTGCCTTATGCGACAGAACAAGATTTGGAAGATGTTTTACGTTCTTTCAAGATTGATGTTCGTATTTTGGGAGTAGAGTATCAAGATAAAAACTTCACAGGAAGAAAATATTGTGAAGAAAAAGGAATTGAATTGTATTATAACTCAAGAGATCACCGTTTCTCAAGTTCTGGATTAAGAAAAGTAGTGGCGGAAAAAGAGCTTTTAAAAGTTGTAAAGTAA
- the der gene encoding ribosome biogenesis GTPase Der — translation MSNIVAIVGRPNVGKSTFFNRLIQKRQAIVDDTSGVTRDRHYGKSDWNGKEFTVIDTGGYVVGSDDTFEEEIRKQVELAIDEANVILFMVDNQVGLTDMDKEVGNLLRRTKKPTFLVVNKVDTNKNLDDSYEFYNLGFEKMYTIAAMTGSGTGELLDDVVDTFKEEVHVDPFEGLPKITIVGRPNAGKSTLINALLGEERNIVTDIAGTTRDSIETLYNKFGHEFVLVDTAGMRKKGKVSEDLEFYSVMRSVRAIEECDVCVLVIDAERGIEAQDLNILYLAERNRKGVVILINKWDLLEKETNTMKEYKEAILRRIAPFTDVPVLFISALTKQRVLKAVDTFVEVYENRSRRIKTSKLNETLLPIIEITPPPAVKGKYIKIKYVTQLPTKTPQFAFFCNLPQYIRDPYKRFIENQLRREFNFEGVPIEVYFRKK, via the coding sequence ATGTCAAATATAGTTGCAATTGTAGGAAGACCAAACGTTGGTAAATCTACATTCTTCAATCGATTGATCCAAAAAAGACAAGCTATCGTGGATGACACTTCTGGTGTTACTCGTGATCGTCATTATGGAAAATCGGATTGGAATGGGAAAGAGTTTACCGTAATCGATACCGGAGGGTATGTCGTTGGTTCGGATGATACCTTTGAAGAAGAGATCCGCAAGCAAGTTGAATTAGCTATTGATGAAGCAAATGTAATTTTGTTCATGGTAGACAATCAAGTTGGATTAACGGATATGGATAAGGAAGTTGGCAACCTTTTAAGACGCACTAAGAAGCCTACATTCTTAGTTGTGAATAAGGTCGATACCAACAAAAATTTAGACGATTCTTATGAGTTTTATAACTTAGGATTCGAAAAAATGTACACAATCGCTGCCATGACTGGTAGTGGAACAGGTGAATTGTTAGATGATGTAGTGGATACTTTTAAAGAAGAAGTACACGTAGATCCATTTGAAGGTTTACCTAAAATTACAATCGTAGGTCGTCCAAATGCTGGAAAATCTACATTAATCAATGCATTATTAGGTGAAGAACGTAATATTGTAACTGATATCGCAGGAACAACACGTGATTCTATCGAAACATTGTACAATAAATTTGGACATGAATTTGTTTTGGTGGATACTGCAGGGATGCGTAAAAAAGGAAAAGTTAGCGAAGATTTAGAATTTTATTCTGTGATGCGTTCGGTTCGTGCAATCGAAGAATGTGATGTTTGTGTATTAGTAATTGATGCAGAACGTGGGATTGAAGCACAAGATTTAAATATTCTTTATTTAGCAGAACGTAATAGAAAAGGTGTCGTTATTTTGATTAACAAATGGGATTTGTTAGAAAAAGAAACCAATACCATGAAAGAATACAAAGAAGCTATTCTAAGACGTATTGCACCATTTACAGATGTTCCTGTATTGTTTATCTCAGCTTTAACAAAGCAACGTGTTTTAAAAGCTGTAGATACATTTGTCGAAGTTTATGAGAACCGTAGTCGCCGTATTAAAACAAGTAAGTTAAACGAAACATTGTTACCGATTATCGAGATTACACCTCCACCTGCAGTAAAAGGAAAATACATCAAAATTAAATATGTGACGCAATTGCCTACAAAAACGCCTCAATTTGCGTTTTTCTGTAACTTGCCACAATATATTAGAGATCCTTACAAACGATTTATCGAAAATCAATTGAGAAGAGAATTTAATTTTGAAGGTGTTCCGATCGAAGTTTACTTCAGAAAGAAATAA